One genomic window of Phoenix dactylifera cultivar Barhee BC4 chromosome 6, palm_55x_up_171113_PBpolish2nd_filt_p, whole genome shotgun sequence includes the following:
- the LOC103707626 gene encoding probable inactive poly [ADP-ribose] polymerase SRO2 isoform X2: MDFTARIVDSKGNELASFPTKRSSPRGVENCPIGASSFQRSSFSSDSCSSNGLIQDFKNFRKSGAPSRFLCFRDGSWTDFPRQVFDILRAGFIAGKAILEVSVHCGTYIFDFLRLTQIDLATGGSNPIAWIDVNGQCFFPRMVVDEQRNAPCPKLEIEVRIDKGSSIAPSDCNNSLKRKRDEFEPIAEHSDESPGTSATASLDRPRWPGAELLGDGDRYRKLVEKLFLDGMRKFAPDAVITSIHKCSHSGPWGNSRLKAFQMRIQMTKANRGDGNVKFGWYATSARDTAAVISHGFGQPNNQVFGSGAYGVGIHLSPPHSPYTSSLLSEEDDNGERHIMLCRAIMGKSEKVEAGSLQFHPSGEEFDSGVDDLANPKWYIVWSTYMNSHILPEYVVSFKSLMRSQEMAGSLPPSRKQEMEIFYNHYKAGKMSKDTFIKHLRSIVGDKILASTIRRIREY; the protein is encoded by the exons ATGGACTTCACGGCCAGAATCGTCGATTCCAAAGGGAACGAGCTCGCCTCGTTCCCAACCAAGAGAAGCTCCCCTCGCGGCGTCGAGAATTGCCCAATCGGTGCATCCTCGTTCCAAAGATCTAGTTTTTCTTCCGATTCCTGCTCCTCCAATGGTTTGATCCAAGATTTCAAGAACTTCAGGAAGAGCGGGGCTCCCTCTAGGTTCCTCTGCTTCCGTGACGGCTCATGGACCGACTTCCCCCGCCAAGTGTTCGATATATTGAGGGCTGGTTTCATCGCCGGAAAGGCCATTTTAGAGGTTTCTGTTCATTGCGGTACGTATATTTTTGACTTCCTGCGGTTGACTCAGATTGATTTGGCGACGGGAGGTTCGAATCCGATTGCCTGGATTGATGTCAATGGACAATGCTTTTTTCCAAGAATGGTCGTTGATGAGCAGAGGAACGCACCCTGTCCGAAGCTGGAGATTGAAGTAAGAATCGACAAGGGCTCTTCGATAGCGCCATCGGATTGTAACAACTCTCTTAAGAGGAAGAGGGATGAATTCGAGCCCATCGCAGAGCACTCTGATGAGAGTCCTGGGACCTCCGCGACCGCGAGTTTAGACAGGCCAAGATGGCCGGGAGCCGAGCTGCTGGGAGATGGTGATAGGTATCGCAAGCTCGTGGAGAAGTTGTTTCTTGATGGGATGAGGAAATTTGCTCCAGATGCGGTCATCACTTCCATCCACAAATGCTCGCATTCCGGCCCCTGGGGGAATTCGAGATTGAAAGCTTTTCAGATGCGGATACAGATGACGAAGGCCAATCGGGGCGACGGAAATGTGAAATTTGGATGGTATGCAACGTCGGCGAGGGACACGGCCGCCGTCATCTCTCATGGTTTCGGACAGCCTAACAACCAAGTCTTTGGTTCTGGTGCTTATGGTGTTGGCATCCACCTCTCTCCACCACATTCCCCATACACAAG CTCTTTGCTGTCTGAGGAGGATGACAATGGCGAGAGGCACATCATGCTATGCCGGGCAATCATGGGAAAGTCTGAGAAGGTTGAGGCAGGCTCCCTCCAGTTCCATCCTAGCGGTGAGGAGTTTGACAGCGGTGTCGATGATCTCGCCAACCCGAAATGGTATATTGTGTGGAGTACTTACATGAATTCTCACATACTTCCTGAGTATGTTGTGAGTTTCAAATCCTTGATGCGTTCTCAAG AGATGGCAGGATCTCTTCCACCCTCGAGAAAACAAGAAATGGAGATCTTCTATAATCATTACAAG GCAGGAAAGATGAGCAAAGACACCTTTATTAAACACCTGAGGTCTATCGTTGGTGACAAGATACTGGCTTCCACAATCAGAAGGATTCGAGAATACTGA
- the LOC103707626 gene encoding probable inactive poly [ADP-ribose] polymerase SRO2 isoform X1, with protein sequence MDFTARIVDSKGNELASFPTKRSSPRGVENCPIGASSFQRSSFSSDSCSSNGLIQDFKNFRKSGAPSRFLCFRDGSWTDFPRQVFDILRAGFIAGKAILEVSVHCGTYIFDFLRLTQIDLATGGSNPIAWIDVNGQCFFPRMVVDEQRNAPCPKLEIEVRIDKGSSIAPSDCNNSLKRKRDEFEPIAEHSDESPGTSATASLDRPRWPGAELLGDGDRYRKLVEKLFLDGMRKFAPDAVITSIHKCSHSGPWGNSRLKAFQMRIQMTKANRGDGNVKFGWYATSARDTAAVISHGFGQPNNQVFGSGAYGVGIHLSPPHSPYTSSLLSEEDDNGERHIMLCRAIMGKSEKVEAGSLQFHPSGEEFDSGVDDLANPKWYIVWSTYMNSHILPEYVVSFKSLMRSQDPQRMMSPSKKPCLTSLSFPKLFAEMAGSLPPSRKQEMEIFYNHYKAGKMSKDTFIKHLRSIVGDKILASTIRRIREY encoded by the exons ATGGACTTCACGGCCAGAATCGTCGATTCCAAAGGGAACGAGCTCGCCTCGTTCCCAACCAAGAGAAGCTCCCCTCGCGGCGTCGAGAATTGCCCAATCGGTGCATCCTCGTTCCAAAGATCTAGTTTTTCTTCCGATTCCTGCTCCTCCAATGGTTTGATCCAAGATTTCAAGAACTTCAGGAAGAGCGGGGCTCCCTCTAGGTTCCTCTGCTTCCGTGACGGCTCATGGACCGACTTCCCCCGCCAAGTGTTCGATATATTGAGGGCTGGTTTCATCGCCGGAAAGGCCATTTTAGAGGTTTCTGTTCATTGCGGTACGTATATTTTTGACTTCCTGCGGTTGACTCAGATTGATTTGGCGACGGGAGGTTCGAATCCGATTGCCTGGATTGATGTCAATGGACAATGCTTTTTTCCAAGAATGGTCGTTGATGAGCAGAGGAACGCACCCTGTCCGAAGCTGGAGATTGAAGTAAGAATCGACAAGGGCTCTTCGATAGCGCCATCGGATTGTAACAACTCTCTTAAGAGGAAGAGGGATGAATTCGAGCCCATCGCAGAGCACTCTGATGAGAGTCCTGGGACCTCCGCGACCGCGAGTTTAGACAGGCCAAGATGGCCGGGAGCCGAGCTGCTGGGAGATGGTGATAGGTATCGCAAGCTCGTGGAGAAGTTGTTTCTTGATGGGATGAGGAAATTTGCTCCAGATGCGGTCATCACTTCCATCCACAAATGCTCGCATTCCGGCCCCTGGGGGAATTCGAGATTGAAAGCTTTTCAGATGCGGATACAGATGACGAAGGCCAATCGGGGCGACGGAAATGTGAAATTTGGATGGTATGCAACGTCGGCGAGGGACACGGCCGCCGTCATCTCTCATGGTTTCGGACAGCCTAACAACCAAGTCTTTGGTTCTGGTGCTTATGGTGTTGGCATCCACCTCTCTCCACCACATTCCCCATACACAAG CTCTTTGCTGTCTGAGGAGGATGACAATGGCGAGAGGCACATCATGCTATGCCGGGCAATCATGGGAAAGTCTGAGAAGGTTGAGGCAGGCTCCCTCCAGTTCCATCCTAGCGGTGAGGAGTTTGACAGCGGTGTCGATGATCTCGCCAACCCGAAATGGTATATTGTGTGGAGTACTTACATGAATTCTCACATACTTCCTGAGTATGTTGTGAGTTTCAAATCCTTGATGCGTTCTCAAG ATCCACAGAGAATGATGAGTCCATCAAAGAAACCTTGTTTAACAAGTTTGTCCTTCCCAAAACTATTTGCAGAGATGGCAGGATCTCTTCCACCCTCGAGAAAACAAGAAATGGAGATCTTCTATAATCATTACAAG GCAGGAAAGATGAGCAAAGACACCTTTATTAAACACCTGAGGTCTATCGTTGGTGACAAGATACTGGCTTCCACAATCAGAAGGATTCGAGAATACTGA
- the LOC103707627 gene encoding uncharacterized protein LOC103707627: protein MACYQVARTGLSPALGLRTGFPPRRLAGRGGLPVRCRLQESNSDSNGEEPPESLFMKELRRRGITPTSLLEERNRGSSYEFGEKEMKVKEESDGGRGRGQMNRNGVASVEVEKGISDQRKRSMALNSEGLEGLVPRAKLLLTIGGTFFLGFWPLISITVAFFAALYFYFGPSFVHDASKMPVSPPPYVDPYTLLEDERLSQVVPRVN, encoded by the exons ATGGCTTGTTATCAGGTCGCCAGAACCGGCCTCTCGCCGGCCCTCGGTCTTCGGACCGGCTTCCCGCCCCGCCGCCTCGCCGGCCGCGGCGGCCTCCCCGTCCGATGCCGCCTCCAGGAGAGCAACAGCGATTCCAATG GGGAGGAGCCGCCGGAGTCGCTGTTCATgaaggagctgaggaggagaggGATTACACCGACGTCGTTGTTGGAGGAGAGAAATAGGGGATCTTCGTATGAATTCGGAGAGAAGGAGATGAAGGTGAAGGAGGAGAGTGACGGTGGGAGGGGCAGGGGCCAGATGAATAGGAATGGGGTGGCTTCGGTGGAGGTCGAGAAGGGGATATCGGACCAGAGAAAGCGTTCCATGGCGTTGAACAGTGAGGGCCTCGAG GGTTTGGTTCCGAGGGCAAAACTGCTTCTAACTATTGGTGGCACATTCTTTTTGGGCTTTTGGCCTCTGATTTCGATTACTGTTGCATTTTTTGCAGCACTTTACTTT TACTTTGGGCCAAGTTTTGTGCATGATGCCAGTAAGATGCCAGTATCGCCACCGCCGTATGTAGATCCATACACACTTCTGGAAGATGAAAGGCTATCTCAAGTGGTTCCGCGTGTGAACTGA